In Lagopus muta isolate bLagMut1 chromosome 20, bLagMut1 primary, whole genome shotgun sequence, the following proteins share a genomic window:
- the RNF43 gene encoding E3 ubiquitin-protein ligase RNF43, giving the protein MSGGPQLQLAVLWPWLLMASLQAGLGRTGPALAAAVESERAAAQKAIIRVIPLKVEPIVLEGEFASVAEVTPAEGKLLQSHPLSLCNTSEDEHTESGFITIVKLEQPDRDPNPCLSLANKAKLAGERGARAILFDITDDESAADQLRKPRGLSQPVVLIRGHDAELLMGVVNKNREAHVKIEVKEPPAWPDYDVWILLTVVSTVVVIILIFVVRTKCQLNRTQDSVQQQTMQAIRQLATRKYQARCRQASRWDSASSCSSAPVCAICLEEFTEGQELRIISCSHEFHRECVDPWLQQHHTCPLCMFNILARDSVDQATVAGSRLAPRDMEPGRRLHLFRQHPGHSLYHLPHPYPQRNLRSFPSEPAHSNPFFHSPELSQLDFGTIHYMPYRPASSLPACGHASPLASGLRGQQHPSPPACGQPPHRTCSLQPTPPCLGLTAALAQRQHRAPIPRRGVSHGHQHNSSGSGESYLTEHSGYLADGPGSDSSSGPCHGSSSDSMLNCTDISLQGIHGSCSTFRSSLSSDYDPFVYCSSDGPTMDNGPERQRALRETRPRSLDLMVPGGAAPAKAQVLNHIHYHHHQHHHYRREVECTPGRAGSGPGQRKSRYSGAKVGFHSARTQKRAEKSHHSQQPLESRTELQEAPPVGQPACAQQGREPPHASSASPNRLDFGVDANRQSGAAGTSPVLLPQRHSLQSRHHRRKRKCPLELDPALLPEDSALPKASDAHIPHGHPAGHRCSPEVQPLIPSSPMPCSTGSRPLWKCLVPQSSSELKKQEEGMSGREGNRAVPAGFSGTGTPRHSLHLHCPAQQCGQGSEEEVQDVREHSV; this is encoded by the exons ATGAGCGGTGgcccccagctgcagctggcgGTCCTCTGGCCTTGGCTGCTGATGGCTTCTCTGCAGGCAGGGCTCGGCCGCACCGGGCCGGCGCTGGCGGCAGCCGTCGAGTCGGAGCGGGCAGCGGCGCAGAAGGCCATCATCAGGGTGATCCCGCTGAAGGTGGAGCCCATCGTGCTGGAGGGGGAGTTTGCCAGCGTGGCCGAGGTCACTCCCGCCGAGGGAAAGCTGCTCCAG TCCCACCCGCTGTCCCTGTGCAACACCAGTGAGGATGAACACACAGAGTCAGGATTCATCACCATCGTCAAGCTTGAGCAGCCGGATCGGGATCCCAACCCGTGCCTGTCCCTGGCTAACAAG GCAAAGCTGGCAGGGGAGCGTGGAGCTCGTGCAATCCTTTTTGACATTACCGATGATGAAAGTGCTGCCGATCAG CTGAGAAAGCCCAGAGGTCTGAGTCAACCCGTGGTGCTGATCAGGGGCCACGATGCTGAGCTGCTCATGGGCGTCGTGAACAAGAACAGAGAGGCCCATGTGAAGATAGAGGTCAAGGAGCCACCAGCTTGG CCTGACTACGACGTGTGGATCCTTCTCACTGTGGTCAGCACTGTTGTCGTcatcattttgatttttgtcGTCCGCACAAAGTGCCAGCTGAACAGGACACAG GACTCGGTACAGCAGCAGACCATGCAGGCCATCAGGCAGCTGGCCACGCGCAAGTACCAGGCCAGGTGCCGGCAGGCCTCGCGGTGGGACTcggccagcagctgcagctcgGCCCCGGTCTGTGCTATTTGCTTGGAGGAGTTCACTGAAGGCCAG GAACTGCGGATCATCTCATGCTCCCACGAGTTTCACCGGGAGTGTGTTGACCCCTGGCTGCAGCAACACCACACGTGTCCACTTTGCATGTTCAATATTCTTG CCCGAGACTCAGTGGACCAGGCCACGGTGGCAGGCTCTAGGCTGGCTCCTCGGGACATGGAACCCGGACGGCGGCTGCACCTTTTCCGCCAGCACCCAGGACATTCCCTTTACCACCTTCCACATCCCTACCCTCAGAGGAATCTCAGGAGCTTCCCTTCAGAGCCAGCCCACAGCAACCCCTTCTTCCACTCTCCAGAGCTCTCCCAGCTGGATTTTGGCACAATCCACTACATGCCATACAGGCCAGCCAGCTCCCTGCCCGCCTGCGGACACGCATCCCCCCTGGCCTCCGGTTTGCGGGGCCAGCAGCACCCCAGCCCTCCAGCGTGTGGGCAACCCCCCCACAGGAcgtgctccctgcagcccacacCGCCCTGCCTGGGGCTGACGGCAGCCCTGGCACAGCGGCAGCACCGGGCGCCCATCCCGCGCCGGGGGGTCAGCCACGGGCACCAGCACAACAGCAGTGGCTCCGGGGAGAGCTATCTCACGGAGCACAGTGGGTACCTGGCAGACGGTCCAGGCAGCGACTCCAGCTCGGGGCCCTGCCACGGTTCTTCCAGTGACTCCATGTTGAACTGCACAGACATCAGCCTGCAGGGCATCCATGGCAGCTGCTCCACTTTCcgcagctccctcagcagcgACTACGACCCCTTTGTGTACTGCAGCTCAGATGGGCCCACCATGGACAACGGGCCGGAGCGGCAACGGGCGCTGAGGGAGACGCGACCCAGGTCCTTGGACCTGATGGTGCCCGGCGGTGCCGCTCCAGCCAAGGCCCAGGTGCTCAACCACATccactaccaccaccaccagcaccaccatTACAGAAGGGAGGTGGAATGCACACCTGGCCGGGCTGGCTCGGGCCCTGGGCAGCGCAAGTCCCGATACTCTGGGGCTAAGGTTGGCTTTCACAGTGCTCGGACGCAAAAGAGGGCTGAGAAGAGCCATCACTCTCAGCAGCCACTGGAAAGCAGGACAGAGTTGCAGGAGGCTCCTCCAGTGGGACAGCCAGCCTGTGCCCAGCAAGGTCGGGAGCCCCCGCATGCCTCCTCCGCTTCTCCCAACAGGTTGGACTTCGGTGTAGATGCCAACAGACAGTCGGGAGCAGCAGGCACgtcccctgtgctgctgccccagagACACAGCTTACAGAGCCGACATCACCGAAGGAAAAGAAAGTGTCCCCTGGAGCTCGATCCCGCTCTCCTGCCCGAGGATTCAGCCTTGCCCAAAGCCTCTGATGCTCACATTCCTCACGGccaccctgctggccaccgcTGCTCGCCCGAGGTCCAACCTCTGATCCCAAGCTCTCCCATGCCCTGCAGCACGGGCTCCCGGCCGCTGTGGAAGTGTTTGGTACCACAGTCCAGCTCAGAGCTGaaaaagcaggaggaagggaTGTCAGGACGGGAGGGAAACCGCGCGGTTCCTGCTGGTTTCTCAGGAACAGGCACCCCAAGGCACAGTCTCCACCTGCACTGCCCAGCTCAGCAGTGTGGGCAGG